From Drosophila suzukii chromosome 2R, CBGP_Dsuzu_IsoJpt1.0, whole genome shotgun sequence, a single genomic window includes:
- the LOC108009178 gene encoding zinc finger protein 853 has translation MDRKKVLELDKICRLCISERKEMRPLFSEKVPEMLMDCTSVRVEPTEGWPDKICVQCVHAVSRNHAFKTLVERSDKELRDYIRGITVAQDMEEQQQQQAAASAKQQLLLERKQQRLLQKQQKMIDEQVQLALQQQQQQQTPAKPKLKPLLRKGSRQQKQRLLEAAPAPQPVAPQPQMQLLQEPAPQPQQQPTMQQQIQQIQLPTLQPAPAQLLSTAGATTTMPQQILLPNGQLITTAQIVTPQLAQIISTQPQGTANGQATAQQSQFLPQLLQTPNGQTLQIVQQPNGTQTLQLVQLVPQRSLAPTGVTTVTTTTNATDMGHHHVGASLGDADVQLLEDGCDVEDEELEDVYEQLDGKGDHSFETIVLDDDQQQDFLKDHHEHHQVMINEDLTQSESQEHEYFDDLDQQQAMDEVEEEDEHLKHEEDQDTFIIEEIQLEGDEMLEDPDAEEIDQDCEYITDDQDPHLSGDVDDDLQYAIMEPPDGDTSVDIDQAFLESEQSHHHHQQQEELQSISLENAVVEFSQANTTTDALVAPTLSVSSPSPTAKRAKRGNQGTPVGVTLEPCDHQPPAAAPTISSKLAAANSRQLVQTASVIAAAGADDNYEIDANLVTEFIRQHTSPLGSGRYICHLCNTEFRQFKGLQNHMHSHTNWIRANCKKQPQCEICLKSFKGPGMLRMHMKTHDAESSTPVCTICNRTFKSKAILYRHRQTHQQRAYCCGVGNCRKNFSSAVNLKWHVERKHPEVVEPLFKCGECGSLYDNVDSLQLHVESTDHTADVQMSGQDDSFSGAVSLVSNGTTDMSNMMATGQSATLAGGAGDTHAVVVGSSGEVYFVTQA, from the coding sequence ATGGATCGCAAGAAGGTCCTGGAGCTGGACAAGATCTGCCGCCTGTGCATCTCGGAGCGCAAGGAGATGCGCCCGTTGTTCAGCGAGAAGGTCCCCGAAATGCTGATGGACTGCACCAGCGTGCGCGTGGAGCCCACGGAGGGCTGGCCGGACAAGATCTGCGTGCAGTGCGTTCATGCCGTGAGCCGGAATCACGCCTTTAAGACGCTCGTCGAGCGCAGCGACAAGGAGCTGCGCGACTACATCCGCGGCATCACCGTCGCCCAGGATatggaggagcagcagcagcaacaggcgGCGGCCAGTGCCAAGCAGCAGCTACTGTTGGAGCGCAAGCAGCAGCGACTACTCCAGAAGCAGCAGAAGATGATCGACGAGCAAGTGCAGCTGGCGCtccaacaacagcagcagcagcagactCCGGCCAAGCCCAAGCTGAAGCCACTGCTGCGGAAGGGCTCCCGCCAGCAGAAGCAGCGACTTCTGGAGGCAGCTCCAGCCCCACAGCCCGTCGCCCCCCAGCCACAGATGCAACTGCTGCAGGAACCTGCTCCACAGCCGCAGCAACAGCCCACGATGCAGCAGCAGATCCAGCAGATTCAGCTGCCCACGCTTCAACCCGCTCCCGCCCAGCTTCTGTCCACTGCCGGCGCCACCACGACGATGCCGCAGCAGATTCTGCTGCCCAACGGCCAGCTGATCACGACGGCCCAGATTGTGACGCCCCAGCTGGCGCAGATCATCAGCACGCAGCCGCAGGGCACGGCCAACGGACAGGCCACCGCTCAGCAGTCGCAATTCCTGCCCCAGCTCCTACAGACGCCCAATGGGCAGACCCTGCAGATCGTCCAGCAGCCCAATGGTACGCAGACACTGCAGCTGGTGCAACTGGTGCCGCAGCGCAGCTTGGCGCCCACCGGGGTCACGACGGTGACCACCACCACCAATGCCACGGACATGGGCCACCATCATGTGGGCGCCTCGCTAGGCGATGCCGACGTCCAGCTGCTGGAGGACGGCTGCGATGTGGAGGACGAGGAACTAGAGGATGTGTACGAACAGCTGGACGGCAAAGGTGACCACAGCTTCGAAACGATAGTCCTGGACGACGACCAGCAGCAGGATTTCCTCAAGGACCACCACGAGCATCACCAAGTGATGATCAACGAGGATCTTACGCAGAGCGAGAGCCAGGAACACGAGTACTTTGACGATTTGGACCAACAGCAGGCGATGGACGAGGTGGAGGAAGAGGACGAACATCTGAAGCACGAGGAAGACCAGGATACGTTCATCATCGAGGAGATACAGCTGGAGGGCGACGAGATGCTGGAGGATCCGGATGCGGAGGAGATCGACCAGGACTGCGAGTACATAACGGACGATCAGGATCCTCACCTTTCGGGCGACGTGGACGACGACCTGCAGTACGCAATTATGGAGCCACCGGATGGCGACACAAGTGTGGACATTGACCAGGCCTTCCTGGAGTCCGAACAGTCgcaccatcatcatcagcagcaaGAGGAGTTGCAGAGCATATCGCTGGAGAACGCTGTGGTCGAGTTCAGCCAGGCCAACACGACCACGGACGCCCTGGTGGCTCCCACTCTGAGCGTGAGTTCCCCGAGTCCGACGGCCAAGCGGGCTAAGAGAGGCAATCAGGGCACTCCGGTTGGAGTAACCCTGGAGCCCTGCGACCACCAACCACCCGCCGCTGCACCGACGATCAGCAGCAAGCTGGCGGCAGCCAATTCTCGCCAGCTGGTGCAGACGGCCAGCGTGATTGCGGCCGCGGGAGCGGACGACAACTACGAAATAGACGCTAACCTGGTGACCGAGTTCATAAGGCAGCACACCTCGCCACTGGGATCGGGCCGCTACATCTGCCACCTGTGCAACACCGAGTTCCGGCAGTTCAAGGGCCTGCAGAACCACATGCACTCGCACACCAACTGGATACGTGCCAATTGCAAGAAACAGCCGCAATGCGAGATCTGTTTGAAGAGCTTCAAGGGCCCCGGCATGCTACGGATGCACATGAAGACGCACGATGCTGAGTCCAGCACCCCGGTGTGCACCATCTGCAACCGCACGTTCAAGTCGAAGGCGATCCTGTACCGACACAGGCAGACGCACCAGCAGCGAGCCTACTGCTGCGGCGTGGGCAACTGCCGGAAGAACTTCTCCTCGGCGGTTAACCTCAAGTGGCACGTGGAGCGAAAGCATCCGGAAGTGGTGGAGCCCCTGTTCAAGTGCGGGGAGTGCGGATCTCTGTACGACAACGTGGACTCGCTGCAGCTGCATGTGGAGAGCACCGACCACACTGCGGACGTGCAGATGAGCGGCCAGGACGACAGCTTCAGCGGGGCAGTGAGCCTCGTCAGCAACGGCACCACCGACATGTCCAACATGATGGCCACCGGCCAGAGTGCCACCTTGGCCGGCGGAGCGGGCGACACCCATGCCGTGGTCGTGGGCTCCTCCGGCGAGGTGTACTTCGTGACGCAGGCGTAG